Part of the Mycolicibacterium mageritense genome is shown below.
CCAGGACCGGGTCGGGTAGGCCCGGACTCGGCGCTGAAGGTGGAAACCAGGCGCTGACGCGTGCGCAGCGCGTGCCGATTGAGTCCGACGGTCGGCGAGGATACGTTCGGCGACCCACGCTGCTGGGTGGCCTGGTCGCCAAGGCCCACGCATGGACCGTGGATAGCCGCGATCCGGAGCGCCATCTGCAAGACCTCATCTCGCTGGCCGGCCTGGCGCTAGGTGACCCACGCGCTGTGCTGAGCCAGCTTCGGCCCGACGACAGCCGCGCCATGCGGGTCGCACTGCGTCGCGTCGGCGCTGATCACCGAAGGATTCGCGCCGCTGACGACCCCGCCGGTGTGTACGCCTTCCTCACACGGATGGCGAATCCGGCTGGATGACGGGACTGGCATCGAGGCAGATCGAGTCGCGCCGCAGATCAGCGAGCCTGTCACGTCATTGACGGTGCGCCTGACACCGAGACCTCTGACACCAGCCGGGCGTAGCTGTCCCTGGCCGCCGGCGAACGCTCCCCGCGAATCGCCTCACCGACAGCCCTGATGTCGATGTCCCCGCGCCGCGCCGCTGCTGCGACCGCCTTCACCGACCCCAGACTGTGCGCGGCGATCGTTGATCGACTCACATTCGGCGGCAACATCATTGAGACCGGGACCGATTCTTACCGCCTGGCCCACGCCCGCGCTGCACGGGCCGCTACCTAATCAGCCACAACGCCTGTAAAGATGCCCATGCACCTTGCCGGACTCACCTCGCGGTCGCGAGGCGGCTTGCGGTAAGGGCGCTGCTAATGGATACCTCGGCGAGTAGGCCCGGTGCGGCGACCATGTCACCGACGAGGTAGCGGTCGTCGCCTCGGGTGATCGCGGGCCGATCTCGCCAGGTCTGGCCAGGTAGGTCCAGAGCCCCGGTGCGGTAGTTCGCCGACTGCTCGCGTCGCTACGTGACACGATCGCGCCAACCGGGGTAACTCACTCGGTCCAGAAGACCTCGAACATGTTGCTGCGGAGGCTCAGCATGCTGACCCAGTCGAGCAGCGTCCGCGAATAAACGACATTCGCGTCGATCAAGGACGCGCGACACAGGCATGCCGGCCACCGCAACGTCCTCGGAGTTCTTGAAGCCCTCGGCCCCTCACGTGGTACCGCGGCAATCAGATCGGTGACCATCCTCACCGGCCGCCGGATCTACTCCAGCAGTGCGGCCACTTCTGCATCCCTGCGGGCGTGCAGCCGCTCCATCACCTCCTCGGGTGGGCAGCGCAGCGCGCGGGCCATGCCGGCGAGCGGGTCCCGAACGCGGCGGCCCAGCAGGCCCGCGAGCCGTCGTGCTGGTGGCGCATCGGCGGGGATGCACGTCGACTGCACAGTCGAGTCCGTCTTGTCGAAAGCCAATACGAGGGTGTCGCCGTCGGCGCCGCCGACGGCGGCCGCGACCGCGCGCAGGAATCCGATGGTGGGTCCGCGGTTCGAGGACAGCCGCCACCGGATGGGCACCTGCCCGACGGTGGACGTGAACAGTCTGGTGATCCCTGGTGTTATGTCGAGCGCCGCTGCTGCCTGCGCCGGCAACGGCATCTCGGAACCGCGTAGCAGGTTCGCGTCGACGGAGATGGCGACACGGATCTGGCGGCCGTTGCGGTACACGCCACGGGCGGTTGCCGCAGATTCGGGTTTGGGCCAGGGATCGTCGCCGGTGCGCCGCCGGATGATCCCCTTTTCGATGATGTAGCCCGGTGTGCCCATGAACTTGCGCACCGAACTTTCGGTGATATCGGGTGCAGCTGCGGTCACCTCGGCCACCACCTGTGCGGTGCTGACTGCTCCGCCGGCGGCGTCGATGCGCGCGCCGATCTCGCCATAGATGCCGGCGTATTCGCGAAGACCCCACCGAGCCAGCCCCCAGGTTGTTCGCGTGGTCCGGATGAAGCGCGCGTCGCCGTTGAGAACTGCGCGCAGGTACACGCGCCGCTGGCCGGCAACAGGCAATCCGGCCGTCGCGGCGATCTGCTCCAGGTCGCAGGGACTACCGGCAAGGTGCAACGCCGCCTCGGCACGGTCTCCCACACCCGCGCCCCACCGCACCCACCGGTCGCCGACCCGGCGCAGGTCCGGCTGCTGCTCGATGAACGCCATCGCCGCCGACGCAGTGATGCCCACGCTCGCGAAGTAGTTCGTCAGCTGGGATCGGGTCGGGGCACGGCGCAATACGAGGGCACGATCCAGCGCGGCATCGGCTGCGGTCAGTGCGCCGGCGACCTCCAGCCACGGCCCGGTGCACTGGTAGGGGCCGGCCAGATACAACACGATCTGCCCGGCGTCGGAGCCCAGATCCAGTCCGAACTCCTGCAGCGCAGCCGCGGCGGTGGCCTCTCGGGTGAGCGCACCCAGACATGTGCGCAGCTGCTCTGCTGCGTGTGCGATGGGGCTGTGCCACGGCTCGGTGAGCAGATCCTGGAAGCGCAGGCGGCTACGCGGTTCGTTGCGATGCACGTTGACATTGGCGACTCCCAGATGGGTCGCGATCTCATCGATCGACCGCGGGCGCAGCGCCCATCCGCGCGCGGAGAGCACCGTGCGGTCATAGTCGTCGAAGCGCCCGATGAACCGGCGAAGCACCGCGGCCAGTGACGACGTGCTCATCTGCGCCTTGGTCGTCTTCGGCGCGGATAGGTGGCGCGCGACGGCATCGCACGCGGTGAGCAGAACCGCGCGCACGGTGGCCTCGCCCGCATAGGGGCGTCCCAGCAGAGTGGCGATCGTTTCGGCGCCCAGATCCGACCAGACCGTGAACTCAGCGGCGTAGGCGCTGTGGGCACGCACGGGGAGCCAGCCGTAGGGAATGCGTTGGTTGCTGATCTCGGCGAACCCGTCGACCAGCTCGTCGATCGGTGTTTCGGTCTGGTCTTTCGTCGCGGCCCACCACTGCCCGCCCCCGTCGGCCCCTGCGGTGGAGGCCGTCCGACGCTTCGGCCGCGGCGCGGTGCGCACGTCACCGGTCGCCGTATCTGTATCGACGCCACGCATTTCTCTAGGCTATCGGCCCGGGTGCGATCACCTATTTTGCGGCGGCTGCCGGTCGTCGGCGTGGCGGAAATAGCCCTCGCGGATCAGTGACGTGGCCGCGGCGTGCCAGCGCGCCAGCTGCGCCGGGGCGTCCAGCGGTTGTGGCAGATGACGCTCGATGTGGTGGCGGAACATGATCGTCCCCAGGCCCAGGATCAACGGGTTGAGCGCCGCCCACAGCGGGTCCGGGCCCGTAGCTGATGCGCTGGCCGCCGGCGCCTGGGCGGCGCTGACCTGCAGGATCCGGTCGAAGAGGGCCGCCCCGATCGGGTCGCCGTCGCACAAGGCGCGCGCCATGTAGGCCGTGGCCTCGGGGTTGCCGACCAACAGTTGCGCGAACCGGCGGTGCAGCTCTGCCGGCGTGGGTTGTGAACCCCCGTGGGCGGGGCGCGCGGTGAGGGTGTGGGAGACGATACCGAGAACGTGCTCGTCGACCGCAGCGATCAGCGCCGCCTTGGTGCCGAAGTAATGCTGCACCAAGCCCAGACTGACGCCGCACCCGGCAGCAACTGCTCTCAGTGTCATGCGCGAGGCGCCCCCGGCAGCGGCCAGTGTCAGCGCGGATCTGACGATCAGATCCCGCTTATCCGGTTCGACCATTGCGACGCCGCGCACTTCATCCCCGTTCTGACCCGTCCCCGTCACGGATTGAAGCAGATCCCGCGCCGCCGATCTAGGCCGCGTCGATGCGCTCCAGCGACACCTGGGCGACCTTCTCGGCAAGATCGTCTGGCACGGCGGGCCCGTCATCGCGGTAGTAGGTCACGCTGATATCGACGATGCAGTTGGCGGCCACCACTACTGCGCGCTTGATGGTGGCCTCACCGGCGAACGTACTGAACACCACCTCGGCGCTCAGCTGTGCCGGTTCGGTGTGCACGGCGCTCACCCGGTAGGCCAGATCGTGACCGGATCCCGCGGCGTCGGCGACACGCACGTCCGCATCCTGGCACTGCCGCCATTGGTCGCCGAACGCGGTCACCGCATCACGTGCTGCGGCCTCCGAGCGCAGCGCGATCGCCGCGACATCGACGAAAACGTGGGGCGGCATGAAACCTTCGCTGTCCCAGCTGTCCTCCGCCGCCGCCCAGATCGGCAGCGCCTTGTAGACACTGAATGTGGCCTCTTCGGCTACCCCGGCACAGGCAATGTCGCCGCTGTAGTCGGCCCCGACGCCCAGCACTCGTGCACCGCCGACTCTCGGAGGAAAGTCCTCGGCCTCGAAAGCGATATCGAGTGCGGCGGACAGTTCGTGGTGGGTGGGCAGCACGTCGGCGACGTTGCGTCCGATCCGCACATCCGGTGTGCCCTCGATCGCCGCCGATCCGCTCACCGCTACGGTGCATCCGCTGAGGATCCCAGCGGCCAGCGCGAATGCTG
Proteins encoded:
- a CDS encoding TetR/AcrR family transcriptional regulator: MVEPDKRDLIVRSALTLAAAGGASRMTLRAVAAGCGVSLGLVQHYFGTKAALIAAVDEHVLGIVSHTLTARPAHGGSQPTPAELHRRFAQLLVGNPEATAYMARALCDGDPIGAALFDRILQVSAAQAPAASASATGPDPLWAALNPLILGLGTIMFRHHIERHLPQPLDAPAQLARWHAAATSLIREGYFRHADDRQPPQNR
- a CDS encoding sensor domain-containing protein; the protein is MSRETRCAAAAFALAAGILSGCTVAVSGSAAIEGTPDVRIGRNVADVLPTHHELSAALDIAFEAEDFPPRVGGARVLGVGADYSGDIACAGVAEEATFSVYKALPIWAAAEDSWDSEGFMPPHVFVDVAAIALRSEAAARDAVTAFGDQWRQCQDADVRVADAAGSGHDLAYRVSAVHTEPAQLSAEVVFSTFAGEATIKRAVVVAANCIVDISVTYYRDDGPAVPDDLAEKVAQVSLERIDAA